One Prinia subflava isolate CZ2003 ecotype Zambia chromosome 9, Cam_Psub_1.2, whole genome shotgun sequence DNA segment encodes these proteins:
- the LOC134554543 gene encoding deleted in malignant brain tumors 1 protein-like yields the protein MAATRILSWMVMIILHIQVDAADSPTKMPLTTDNFKGTRGPPITTDTTTIIAEEVQLRLSDGPNWCAGNVEIYYFGSWEKVCGYLWDMQDAEVVCRQLGCGSPLTTTHFFPSNNSYPYMFTEVKCAGYETSLWQCPYTYQYRVCHHGDASVVCSDSGITVPPTAVPNVSRFMVPRSWTTTGNFSCGGLLQGLSGTIQSPGYPNPYPDNSYCVWRISLWDPARRIQLQFTDVELEGSSCSYDAIEVYDGGSPHGWRLGLVCRNDHRVFNSSGNQLTVVFRSDGSVTRRGFHAYYSSSLAFNSTVAPSTSPTVPSASEDYSCGGLLSSSSGTLQSPFYPRNYPNNANCVWEIQVKSNFLVVLEFRDIQMEGGRCLSDYVEIYDGPLLTSPLLGRICSGYYRTYRSSSNLLTVRFHSNSRYTYRGFQATYYSTPADDSTTLLCLPDYMHVVVSRYFLQSHGYSAWNLTLNDPSCAPNITSNYVSFDIPYNHCGTVREGDNNTISYSNIIRGSSSGTLITRTRNLLLHVNCKMLQNTWTQTMYIADDNFEVNETQYERYNVNLTFYDSSSFSRPVYDSPYYVGINQNLYLEAFLHSSDPFLTLFLDTCVASPTPHNFTTGSYVLIKNGCAKDPTYAEYSSSQRHIVRFRFNAFQFIRSNPEVYLQCELVVCRAYDYSSRCYQGCVQRSKRGASSDKESVIVVAGPIQLWEPGSETGSQQGSE from the exons ATGGCTGCCACCAGGATCTTGTCTTGGATGGTGATGATAATTCTTCACATTCAGGTGGATGCAG CAGATTCTCCAACAAAAATGCCTCTAACAACAGATAattttaaag gAACAAGAGGTCCCCCAATAACTACTGACACCACGACTA TCATAGCTGAGG AGGTGCAGCTGAGGCTGAGCGATGGGCCCAACTGGTGTGCAGGCAATGTGGAGATCTACTACTTTGGATCCTGGGAGAAGGTGTGTGGGTACCTGTGGGACATGCAGGATGCCGAGGTggtgtgcaggcagctgggctgtggctccCCTCTCACAACCACACACTTCTTCCCCTCGAACAACTCGTACCCCTACATGTTTACTGAGGTGAAGTGTGCAGGCTACGAGACGTCCTTGTGGCAGTGCCCCTACACCTACCAGTACCGTGTCTGCCACCATGGAGATGCTTCTGTCGTATGCTCAG acTCAGGAATAACAGTGCCTCCAACAGCAG TACCAAATGTCTCCAGATTCATGGTCCCCAGGTCATGGACTACAACAG GAAACTTCTCCTGTGGTGGCTTACTTCAGGGATTGTCCGGCACCATCCAGAGCCCAGGATACCCCAACCCCTACCCCGACAACTCCTACTGCGTGTGGCGCATCAGCCTGTGGGACCCAGCCCGCAGGATCCAGCTCCAGTTTACGGACGTGGA gctggaaggcagcagctgctcctacGATGCCATCGAGGTGTACGACGGAGGGTCCCCCCACGGCTGGCGCCTCGGCCTTGTTTGCCGGAACGACCATCGTGTCTTCAACTCGTCTGGGAACCAGCTCACCGTCGTGTTCCGCAGTGACGGCAGCGTCACCAGGAGAGGCTTCCACGCCTACTACTCATCTTCTCTTGCCTTCAATAGCACTgtgg CTCCCAGTACTTCTCCCACTGTGCCATCAGCTTCAG aagatTATTCTTGTGGTGGCTTGCTTTCCTCTTCATCTGGTACCTTACAGAGTCCATTTTACCCCAGAAATTATCCAAACAATGCCAATTGCGTGTGGGAAATACAAGTAAAGAGCAATTTCCTTGTCGTTCTTGAATTTCGAGATATTCA GATGGAAGGTGGCAGATGCCTCTCTGACTACGTGGAGATCTACGACGGGCCCCTGCTCACGTCTCCTCTCCTGGGGAGGATTTGTTCTGGATATTACCGCACCTACAGGTCGTCCTCAAACCTGCTGACCGTCCGCTTCCACAGCAACTCCCGATACACGTACAGAGGGTTCCAGGCCACCTATTACTCTACTCCAGCTGATGACAGCACCA cactgctgtgtttgccAGACTACATGCACGTGGTTGTGAGCAGATACTTCCTTCAGTCCCACGGCTACTCTGCTTGGAACCTCACCCTGAACGACCCCTCTTGTGCACCCAACATTACATCAAATTATGTGTCATTCGACATTCCATACAATCACTGTGGCACTGTCAGAGAG GGAGACAACAACACAATCAGCTATTCCAACATTATTAGAGGGTCCTCTTCTGGTACATTAATCACAAGAACTAGAAACCTTCTCTTGCATGTCAACTGCAAGATGCTCCAGAACACGTGGACACAGACGATGTACATTGCGGATGACAACTTTGAGGTCAATGAAACTCAGTATGAGAGATACAATGTGAACCTCACATTTTATGACTCTTCAAGCTTCTCACGGCCAGTGTATGACTCACCCTACTATGTAGGCATCAACCAGAATTTGTACCTGGAAGCtttcctgcacagctctgatCCATTTCTGACGTTATTTCTGGACACTTGTGTGGCGTCTCCCACTCCTCACAATTTTACAACAGGATCCTATGTTTTAATCAAAAATGG gTGTGCCAAAGATCCTACCTATGCTGAGTATTCCTCATCTCAAAGACACATCGTGCGGTTTCGGTTCAATGCCTTCCAGTTCATTCGGAGCAATCCAGAGGTTTACCTGCAGTGTGAGCTGGTGGTGTGCAGGGCCTATGACTATTCTTCCAGATGCTACCAAGGCTGTGTTCAAAGGTCCAAGAGAGGGGCA